In Elusimicrobiota bacterium, the genomic window ATCAAATCTATTGATTGTTCCTCAGTAATTATTGGTTCTGTATCATAATCCCCATTTTGTCTTAATTTGAATGCTTTCTCAAGCCAGTTATAATATTTTTTATCAAAAATACCCGTTTTGATAAATTCTTTATTAAAAAACAAAATTACAGCATAATGACTTGAGTAGCTTAGTCCTTTCGTTAAAAGTAAACCTTCCGCAATATAAAACATTGCGTAATAACTTCTTGATACAGAAATACGATAATGTCCAAGTTGTAAAAGTGA contains:
- a CDS encoding HEPN domain-containing protein; amino-acid sequence: MNNEDVNLLLKKAEEDIKAADSLLQLGHYRISVSRSYYAMFYIAEGLLLTKGLSYSSHYAVILFFNKEFIKTGIFDKKYYNWLEKAFKLRQNGDYDTEPIITEEQSIDLIQNAKEFLEAAKKYLNI